Proteins encoded together in one Mycobacterium noviomagense window:
- a CDS encoding helix-turn-helix transcriptional regulator produces the protein MSGLLPTGTVTLLLADVEGSTRLWETQPEEMTAAFARLDRKLTDLLDAHSGVRPVEQGEGDSFVIAFARASDAVACALDLQRAPLAPISLRIGVHTGEVQLRDEGNYIGPTINRTARLRDLAHGGQTVLSGVTEALVVDALPPDAWLTDLGTHELRGVPRPERVVQLCHPDLRNEFPPLRTPKSIAAHNIPSQFTSFVGRSEQLTDVRKLLAQSRLVTLTGAGGVGKTRLAIEVANQLAAEYADGVWYVDLAPITDHAVVSVTVARALGLTDQPGRSTMDILLRFIRDRHMLVVLDNCEHLLDACADLVASLLGAAPGLTLLATSREPIGVTGEVTWRVPSLSTADEAIELFADRARLAQTGFAITDDNAATVAEICQRLDGMPLAIELAAARVRALSVAEILHSLHDRFRLLTGGARTAVRRQQTLRASVDWSHALLTETERILLRRVAVFLGGCDIDAVQAVAGADGLQRYQVLDQLTLLVDKSLVVAENTRGRTRYRLLETVRQYALEKLGESGEADTVRTRHRDHYTALAALLDQPSDTDYEQRLDLAQTEIDNLRAAFGWSLERSDLELALALASSLQPLWQARGRLREGLVWFDTALADLDARHDDVAASVRARALADRAMLAIWMGAADSLDQAQQALAIARKVGDPALLARALAACGYIVSVVSADSARPYFAEALGLAPALQDRWLLSQILTAQAGAELNGGDPAAACAPAEQGRDLAVAIGDRYGSHRCRYILGWAQMYLGELAGAAAQFAELATEAKAAHDELSEAQSLALHAVVLAFQGDPAAMRAAADAATEAAADAGGLFSAMGYAAVVVGALAAGDAATALGAIEAWPHLRARQQTTGVQLLYSAEAALAGGNLLTARSRANEAVTAATGFVLSRALTTRARIAIAQGDPEQAERDARDALTRAAELELHLFIPDILECLAVLAGEADRHHEAARLLGAAYAIRQRMGSVRFKVWDAGYEASAVSLRDALGDSEFDSAWAEGTALSTKDAITYAQRGRGQRKRPSSGWASLTATEHQVVQLVSEGLANNDIATRLFVSPRTVQSHLTHVYTKLGLTSRVQLVQEAARHA, from the coding sequence GTGAGCGGGCTGCTGCCGACTGGCACCGTGACGTTGCTATTAGCTGACGTCGAAGGCTCCACGCGGCTGTGGGAGACCCAGCCGGAGGAGATGACCGCCGCGTTCGCACGGCTGGATCGCAAATTAACGGATCTGCTTGACGCCCATAGCGGGGTCCGGCCGGTGGAGCAAGGTGAAGGCGACAGTTTCGTCATTGCGTTCGCGCGGGCCAGCGACGCGGTGGCGTGCGCGCTTGACCTGCAGCGGGCACCATTGGCGCCGATCAGCTTGCGGATCGGCGTGCACACCGGCGAGGTCCAGTTGCGCGATGAGGGTAACTACATCGGTCCGACGATCAATCGCACAGCGCGGCTTCGGGATCTGGCCCACGGCGGGCAGACGGTGCTGTCGGGGGTGACCGAGGCATTAGTTGTCGACGCGCTTCCACCCGATGCGTGGCTGACCGATCTGGGGACCCACGAGTTGCGTGGTGTTCCGCGCCCCGAACGGGTCGTGCAGCTGTGCCATCCCGATCTCCGCAATGAGTTCCCACCGTTGCGAACGCCTAAAAGCATTGCTGCGCACAATATCCCGTCGCAGTTCACCAGCTTCGTCGGTCGCAGCGAACAGTTGACCGACGTGCGAAAGCTGTTGGCGCAGAGCCGGTTGGTAACGCTGACAGGCGCTGGCGGGGTGGGCAAGACGCGCCTGGCCATAGAAGTCGCGAACCAGTTGGCCGCCGAATACGCCGATGGGGTCTGGTACGTGGATTTGGCGCCGATCACCGATCACGCTGTGGTGTCGGTAACTGTGGCGCGCGCGCTGGGTCTAACCGACCAGCCCGGCCGCTCGACGATGGACATACTGCTTCGTTTCATTCGTGACCGCCACATGCTGGTGGTGTTGGACAACTGCGAGCATCTGCTCGATGCTTGCGCCGATCTGGTCGCCTCGCTGTTGGGTGCGGCGCCGGGGCTGACGCTCCTGGCGACCAGTCGGGAGCCAATCGGCGTGACGGGTGAGGTGACGTGGCGGGTGCCGTCACTGTCGACGGCCGACGAAGCGATCGAGTTGTTCGCCGACCGGGCTCGGCTGGCCCAGACCGGCTTCGCCATTACCGACGACAATGCCGCTACCGTCGCGGAAATCTGCCAGCGGTTGGATGGAATGCCCTTGGCGATCGAGCTCGCGGCCGCGCGGGTGCGGGCGCTGTCGGTGGCCGAGATCCTCCACAGCCTGCATGACCGGTTTCGCCTGTTGACCGGCGGCGCGCGCACCGCGGTTCGCCGCCAGCAGACGCTGCGCGCTTCGGTGGATTGGTCGCACGCGCTGCTCACCGAAACCGAACGCATCCTGCTCCGTCGAGTGGCCGTGTTCCTCGGCGGGTGCGACATCGACGCAGTCCAGGCTGTCGCAGGCGCCGACGGACTGCAGCGCTACCAAGTCCTCGATCAACTCACCCTACTAGTCGACAAATCGTTGGTAGTCGCCGAAAACACCCGAGGCCGAACGCGATACCGATTGCTCGAAACGGTCCGACAGTACGCCCTGGAAAAGCTCGGCGAGTCCGGCGAGGCCGACACCGTGCGCACCCGCCACCGCGATCATTACACCGCACTCGCGGCCCTACTCGATCAGCCATCCGACACCGACTACGAGCAGCGACTCGATCTGGCCCAAACCGAGATCGACAACCTGCGCGCCGCATTCGGGTGGAGCCTCGAACGTTCCGATCTCGAGTTGGCGTTGGCGCTGGCGTCCTCGCTGCAGCCGTTATGGCAAGCGCGTGGGCGCCTCCGGGAGGGGCTCGTGTGGTTCGACACCGCGCTGGCCGACCTCGACGCGCGGCACGACGACGTCGCCGCCTCGGTGCGGGCACGGGCACTCGCCGACAGGGCCATGCTGGCCATCTGGATGGGCGCCGCCGACAGCTTGGATCAGGCTCAGCAAGCCCTGGCGATCGCCCGCAAGGTCGGCGACCCGGCCCTGCTGGCGCGGGCGCTGGCCGCCTGCGGCTACATCGTCAGCGTCGTCAGCGCCGACTCGGCCCGGCCGTACTTCGCTGAGGCGCTCGGGCTGGCCCCAGCCTTGCAAGACCGGTGGCTGCTGAGCCAAATCCTAACCGCGCAGGCGGGCGCAGAGCTGAACGGCGGTGATCCGGCCGCTGCGTGCGCGCCCGCCGAACAAGGGCGCGACCTCGCCGTCGCGATCGGCGACCGATACGGCTCACACCGGTGCCGCTACATCCTCGGATGGGCACAGATGTATCTGGGCGAGCTGGCTGGCGCCGCCGCACAATTCGCCGAGCTGGCGACCGAGGCCAAGGCAGCTCACGACGAGCTCAGCGAGGCGCAAAGTCTCGCGTTGCACGCAGTCGTGCTGGCCTTCCAGGGTGACCCGGCTGCGATGAGGGCCGCGGCCGACGCGGCCACCGAAGCGGCCGCCGATGCGGGCGGGCTGTTCTCAGCGATGGGCTACGCGGCGGTGGTCGTCGGGGCCTTGGCCGCCGGGGATGCTGCGACGGCGCTGGGCGCGATCGAGGCCTGGCCGCACTTGCGTGCCCGGCAGCAGACGACGGGTGTGCAGCTGCTGTACAGTGCGGAAGCCGCGCTCGCGGGCGGGAACCTGCTCACAGCGCGTAGCCGGGCCAACGAAGCCGTTACCGCCGCGACTGGCTTTGTCTTGTCGCGGGCGCTAACGACCCGCGCCCGCATTGCGATCGCGCAGGGTGACCCGGAGCAGGCCGAGCGTGACGCCCGTGACGCGCTCACGCGTGCCGCTGAACTCGAGTTGCACCTGTTCATCCCAGACATCCTCGAATGCCTCGCCGTTCTGGCCGGCGAGGCCGATCGTCATCATGAAGCGGCGCGGCTGTTGGGCGCGGCGTACGCCATCCGGCAGCGCATGGGTTCAGTGCGCTTCAAGGTCTGGGATGCGGGCTACGAAGCGTCGGCCGTGTCGTTGCGGGACGCCTTGGGCGACAGCGAGTTTGATTCGGCTTGGGCGGAGGGCACGGCGTTGTCCACCAAGGATGCGATCACCTACGCCCAGCGTGGCCGCGGCCAACGCAAACGACCCAGTAGCGGCTGGGCCTCGCTTACCGCGACGGAACATCAAGTGGTGCAACTGGTCAGCGAAGGACTGGCCAACAACGACATCGCCACAAGGCTTTTCGTCTCACCCCGCACGGTGCAATCGCATCTGACCCATGTCTACACCAAACTCGGCCTGACCTCCCGTGTGCAGCTTGTCCAGGAAGCAGCCCGTCACGCCTGA
- a CDS encoding arsenate reductase ArsC, with protein sequence MEWSEFVAYLDELRGGRQRQALKSAVARLHSEFADTFNSETIERVLYSSYDQLAISATVQEFLALLAERFARQRLRALAKVEGKSTDDKPVVLFLCNHNAGRSQMAMGFFSRLIGDAAVAWSGGSAPHGQINPAAIAVMAEHGIDIADEYPKPWSYEIIQAADVIISMGCGDAPPTLPGRRYEDWDLDDPDGKDVAAVRLIRDEIEGRVRRLVAELAISPPQPER encoded by the coding sequence TTGGAATGGAGCGAGTTCGTCGCCTACCTTGATGAGCTGCGCGGGGGCCGCCAGCGTCAAGCGCTCAAATCGGCAGTAGCGCGATTGCACAGCGAGTTCGCCGACACCTTCAATTCGGAGACCATTGAGCGGGTCCTGTACTCGTCCTACGACCAGCTCGCCATCTCCGCTACCGTTCAAGAATTTTTGGCGCTGCTCGCAGAGCGCTTCGCGCGGCAACGACTTCGCGCCCTGGCGAAGGTGGAAGGCAAATCAACCGACGACAAGCCGGTGGTGTTGTTCTTGTGCAACCACAACGCGGGCCGATCCCAAATGGCCATGGGTTTTTTCAGCCGTCTCATCGGGGACGCGGCCGTGGCGTGGTCTGGTGGTTCAGCGCCCCACGGCCAGATCAACCCAGCTGCCATCGCCGTGATGGCCGAGCACGGGATCGACATCGCCGACGAATACCCCAAACCGTGGAGCTACGAGATCATCCAAGCCGCCGACGTGATCATCAGCATGGGCTGCGGCGATGCTCCCCCAACGTTGCCCGGCCGCCGTTACGAAGACTGGGACCTCGACGACCCAGACGGTAAAGATGTGGCGGCAGTACGGCTCATCCGCGACGAAATTGAAGGCCGTGTTCGCCGGCTGGTCGCCGAACTAGCAATATCCCCACCCCAGCCTGAGCGCTGA
- a CDS encoding DNA polymerase domain-containing protein, whose protein sequence is MPSAAEELDVDGIMVRFTNPDKVYFPKLGSSGTKRRLVEYYLAVARGPMLTALRDRPTHLQRFPDGIDGEEIYQKRVPPHHPDYLQTCRVTFPSGRTADALKVTHPAAIVWAAQMGTVTLHPWQVRCPDTEHPDELRVDLDPQPGTGFTEARTIAVEVLKPLLDELGLIGYPKTSGGRGVHVFVRIATDWDFIAVRRAGIALAREVERRAPDAVTTSWWKEERGKRIFVDYNQNARDRTFASAYSVRRTAIATVSTPLTWDELAVADPDDYTMATVPDLVARREDPWAGMDTVKQSVAPLLEMVKADEERGLGDLPYPPNYPKMPGEPKRVQPSRDRDLTTRNKG, encoded by the coding sequence ATGCCAAGCGCTGCAGAAGAACTCGACGTCGACGGGATCATGGTCCGGTTCACCAACCCGGACAAGGTGTATTTCCCGAAGCTCGGCTCGTCCGGCACCAAGCGCAGGCTCGTCGAGTATTACTTGGCCGTCGCTCGGGGACCGATGCTGACTGCGCTGCGCGATCGTCCCACCCATTTGCAACGCTTCCCCGACGGCATCGACGGCGAAGAGATCTACCAAAAGCGCGTACCGCCGCACCACCCCGACTACCTGCAGACCTGCCGGGTCACGTTCCCGTCCGGGCGGACCGCCGACGCCCTGAAGGTCACCCATCCGGCGGCGATCGTGTGGGCCGCGCAGATGGGGACCGTTACCCTGCACCCGTGGCAGGTGCGCTGCCCCGACACCGAACACCCCGACGAGCTGAGGGTTGACCTGGATCCGCAACCGGGCACGGGCTTCACCGAGGCCCGGACGATCGCCGTCGAGGTGCTCAAGCCGCTGCTCGACGAGCTGGGATTGATCGGCTATCCCAAGACGTCCGGTGGCCGCGGTGTCCATGTATTCGTGCGGATCGCAACCGACTGGGATTTCATCGCAGTGCGCCGCGCCGGGATCGCACTGGCCCGCGAGGTCGAACGGCGCGCACCGGATGCGGTCACCACCTCCTGGTGGAAGGAGGAGCGGGGGAAGCGGATCTTCGTCGACTACAACCAGAACGCACGTGATCGCACGTTCGCGTCGGCGTATTCGGTGCGGCGTACCGCGATCGCGACCGTGTCGACCCCTTTGACGTGGGATGAACTGGCCGTCGCCGATCCAGACGACTACACCATGGCCACGGTCCCCGACCTGGTGGCCCGGCGCGAAGATCCGTGGGCCGGGATGGACACGGTCAAGCAGTCGGTTGCTCCGCTGTTGGAGATGGTCAAGGCCGATGAAGAACGTGGTCTGGGTGACCTGCCCTATCCGCCGAATTACCCGAAGATGCCGGGGGAACCGAAGCGGGTGCAGCCGAGCAGGGATAGAGACTTGACCACGAGGAATAAGGGCTAG
- a CDS encoding ATP-dependent DNA ligase, which translates to MELPVMPPVSPMLAKSVPTVPPGASYEPKWDGFRSICFRDGDEVELGSRNERPMTRYFPELLAACKAELPERCVIDGEIVIATAHGLDFEALQQRIHPAASRINMLAEKTPAAFIAFDLLALGENDYTRRPFAERRAALVDALAGSGPSIHVTPATTDLGTAQRWFEEFEGAGLDGIVAKPLTLTYQPDKRVMFKIKHERTADCVVAGYRVHKSSDDAIGSLLLGLYKDDGTLASVGVIGALPMAERRRLFSELQPLVTTFDNHPWNWAAHEAGQRTPRKNEFSRWNAGKDLSFVPLRPERVVEVRYDYMEGERFRHTAQFNRWRPDRDPRSCTYEQLERPITFSVGEIVPGLSPR; encoded by the coding sequence GTGGAGCTTCCCGTGATGCCGCCGGTCTCGCCGATGCTGGCCAAATCGGTTCCGACAGTCCCACCCGGGGCGTCGTATGAGCCCAAGTGGGATGGATTCCGGTCGATCTGTTTCCGCGACGGCGACGAGGTGGAGCTGGGCAGCCGCAACGAGCGGCCGATGACACGCTATTTCCCGGAGCTGCTCGCCGCCTGCAAAGCAGAGTTGCCCGAACGCTGCGTGATCGACGGAGAGATCGTCATCGCCACCGCGCACGGCTTGGATTTCGAGGCGCTGCAACAGCGCATCCACCCAGCGGCCAGCCGCATCAACATGCTCGCTGAGAAGACGCCCGCCGCCTTCATTGCGTTCGACTTGCTGGCCCTCGGCGAGAACGACTACACCCGCCGACCGTTCGCCGAACGCCGCGCCGCCCTCGTCGACGCGTTGGCCGGCTCCGGTCCCTCGATCCACGTCACACCGGCGACCACCGACCTCGGGACGGCACAGCGCTGGTTCGAGGAGTTCGAGGGAGCGGGCCTCGACGGGATCGTCGCGAAGCCGCTGACCCTCACCTATCAACCGGACAAACGCGTCATGTTCAAGATCAAACACGAGCGCACCGCCGACTGTGTGGTCGCCGGCTACCGGGTACACAAGTCCAGCGACGACGCGATCGGCTCGCTGCTGCTCGGGCTCTACAAGGACGACGGGACCCTGGCGTCGGTCGGTGTCATCGGCGCGCTCCCGATGGCCGAGCGACGGCGGCTGTTCAGCGAATTACAGCCTCTTGTCACTACCTTCGATAACCATCCGTGGAACTGGGCCGCCCACGAAGCAGGTCAACGCACCCCGCGCAAGAACGAGTTCTCCCGGTGGAACGCCGGTAAGGACCTCTCCTTCGTGCCGCTGCGACCTGAGCGGGTGGTCGAGGTGCGCTACGACTACATGGAAGGCGAACGGTTCCGCCACACCGCGCAATTCAACCGGTGGCGCCCCGACCGCGACCCACGCTCGTGCACTTATGAACAGCTGGAGCGTCCGATCACGTTCAGCGTCGGCGAGATCGTTCCCGGTCTTAGCCCACGCTAG
- a CDS encoding Rv2640c family ArsR-like transcriptional regulator, protein MPKALPVIDTTAPVGCAPVASGPMSDADALAVALRLKALADPVRVKIVSYLFSSSAGEEISGKLAAVLDLSESTVSHHLSQLRKAGLVVSERRGMNVFHRVRPEALQALCAALDPNCCA, encoded by the coding sequence ATGCCGAAAGCGTTGCCGGTCATCGACACGACCGCCCCAGTAGGTTGCGCCCCGGTGGCCTCGGGCCCGATGAGTGATGCCGATGCGTTGGCGGTTGCGTTGCGTTTGAAGGCCCTGGCTGATCCGGTGCGGGTCAAAATCGTGTCGTATCTGTTCAGTTCCTCGGCCGGCGAGGAGATCTCCGGGAAGCTGGCCGCGGTGCTGGACCTCAGCGAGTCAACGGTCAGCCATCACTTGAGCCAGCTGCGCAAGGCCGGTTTGGTGGTCTCAGAGCGTCGAGGAATGAATGTATTTCACAGGGTCCGGCCGGAAGCCTTGCAGGCGTTGTGCGCGGCGTTGGACCCCAACTGCTGCGCCTAG
- a CDS encoding ArsI/CadI family heavy metal resistance metalloenzyme, with product MPRVQLALNVDDLDEAITFYSKLFNTEPTKRKPGYANFAIADPPLKLVLLESPGSSGTLNHLGVEVDSSEVVHTEIARLAEAGMFTEKEIGTTCCFATQDKVWVTGPGGERWEVYTVLGDSDAFGTSPNRPETTQNESVCRGVTATAGGATGSCC from the coding sequence ATGCCGCGTGTTCAACTCGCTCTTAATGTCGACGACCTAGATGAGGCAATCACGTTCTACTCCAAGCTGTTTAACACCGAGCCCACCAAACGCAAGCCCGGCTACGCCAACTTCGCGATCGCCGATCCACCGCTAAAGCTGGTGCTGCTGGAAAGCCCCGGCTCGAGCGGCACCCTTAACCACCTTGGTGTGGAGGTCGACTCCAGCGAGGTCGTGCACACCGAGATCGCCCGGCTGGCCGAGGCCGGCATGTTCACCGAGAAGGAGATCGGCACCACCTGCTGCTTCGCCACTCAGGACAAGGTCTGGGTCACCGGACCCGGCGGCGAGCGCTGGGAGGTTTACACCGTGCTGGGCGACTCCGACGCCTTCGGCACCAGCCCCAATCGCCCCGAGACCACACAGAACGAGAGTGTGTGCCGTGGTGTGACCGCCACCGCCGGCGGGGCGACGGGGTCGTGCTGCTGA